The genomic stretch TGTAAGCAACTTTCTTCAAAAACAAAGGTTGCATGTTGATTAAAGAGACCTAATGAGGGGCGATCATAGTAACCGTAAAAAGCATTGCCATAGTTCCTCTTTTTCGCATATTTGTCTAAACTGAAAGGAGCCACATCAATGTGGTGAACAGAAGGCGACCGAAGAAACGGCATCTGTATGCGCTTGGTTCTCTCTTTCCACCTTTCAAGAGGACCAGAATGAGGATCAATGATTAAAATCTCCTCTTTTTTGACTTTACCGCTTTTCAAAAGGGAGGTTGCGATCGTACAACCGTGAATACCTCCACCTATAATAATCCAATCATACATATGACCACCCCTAAATCGTAACTGTTACGATTTGTATTGTATACTAGATAAATTTATAATGCAATCTCTCATTCCAAATTGTGAGTATATTTGAAAGAAAAGAAAGGGATCTACTCCCTCTCTAAAATGGATAAACATATGGGTCTTTAGGGGCCTCAATTTGCTTCATTTCATCTGGTAGTAAACGCATCATTTCCTGACCGTTATAAGATGTGTTTGATATTGTTCCCGTTACCTCGACCCAAGTATCTTCTTCAATGGAATGAACTTGATTACTTTCAATTAAAGTTCCATAGACACTTGCATCTGCCACGCAACAGTTCATACCAAATCTAGCGACAACAATTTGCTTGTCATTAAAATCGGGTTCACGGTACACAAAACCCTTGATCGTCAATTTCTTCCCAATGAATTGCTTCAAATTCAAATCGATTGTTGTAATCACATCGAGGTAATTTTTATTCGTTATTTTAATGTGGTCCAATTTTGAATATTTTTCTGCAAGTTCATCGTATTTATTATAATCAGCAGAATAGCCAGAAGAGGTGTTAGAAGCAGTAGATTTTGCTGCTTCATTCTTCACTCGCTCATCCATTTCTTCCATGTAAGCCTCTGGATCTTCTAGAAATTTATCCGCGTCTTGAATAGTTGAATCTGACGGATCTTCTGACAAAGATGCTGAGCTATCTGGCGGTTTTGTATACAACCCTCCCCCATATTGAATGCCTCTATTTGCCGCTACTGTACTATCGATTACTTTTTGAGGAAGCCCTAATCCTCCTAGAAGAGGAAGGATAAATAACAGATAGATTATCGTTTTCCGCACAAATGACCCTTTCATATGATGATCAGCACCACAGTTGCATTCAATCTCCTCAGTCAGGTTTGAGGACATACTTTTAAAAAATTGAATAATCCCTATTAAAAAGAAACAGCCACAAGCAAAATAAACAAACGGAAGCATTTTCGGAGCCACATAAAGATGGATCGTGTCACTTAGAACTAGCTTTATGATTAATAAGAAAAAACCCATTAAAATAATACTTCTTAAAAACATATGAAATTGTAGGGAAGCTGTCGACTTGCTCTCGTCCAAGATTCATTCCTCCTCTCTTGATTTTATAAACGGTTTACTACTAATACAGAACAAAACGTAACGACCGTTATGGTGACCATAAGAACTAAAACAAACTTTGTCTTAAAGTACGCGAAATACAACAGCGTATTTTTCAAATCAAGCATCGGGCCATAGACTAGGAAAGCAAGTAGAGACGTACTAGAAAATTGATTCGAAAAGGACGCTGCTACAAAAGCATCAGCTTCTGAACAGAGAGATAAAATAAACGCTAGTCCCATCATAATCCCCGTTGCTTCTGCTTCATTCGTAATAAATGAAGCAAGGAGGTTGCGGTCAAGAAAACCATTGACCACACTGGCTAAAAACGCCCCAATGATGAGGTATTTTCCCATATCGAAGAATTCATCGCTAGCATGATAGAACGTTTGCTTCCACTTATTTCTTTTCATCGTCGTTATCGTTCCTATCTCTCCAATAAGTTCTTCCTTTGTCCATCTTAATTGATTTGTAGTACCAAAAATCCGAAACATCACAAAACCAATAATGATGGATAAGACAAATCCCAATCCCATTCTGAAATAAAGTACAGTAAGATCCTGTTGAAATGCATAATATGTAGATGCAGCTACGATTGGATTTAGAATAGGTGCAGCCATTAATAGAACAACGCCGAAATGAAGCGGCATCCCTTTTTTAATTAACCTTCTTACCACTGGAATAATGGCACACTCACATACGGGAAAAACGGCACCAAGTAGCGCTGCGGAAATTAAGCCAAGATACGCGTGTTTCGGTAACACTTTCTGAAGCGTTTCTTCAGAAACAAACGATTGAATTAGCGCAGATACAAATACACCTAAAAGAACAAAGGGGATCGCTTCTAACAGAATACTAATAAAAATAGCATTCACATTTAACCATTCACTAGGGAAATCAAACTGAAAATATTGAAGAACTTGTGTATTAAATAAAAATAGAATAGCAAAGACTAAAAACAATAGGATTGCTATAAAATCCTTTATACTATTGCTTACTGTATGAATCATATATCCACCTCCATACTCACCTTTTATTTGTCTTATAAGACTTTCCCTCTCACTTTGCAAATCATAATTGATTCGATTTAAAATCTATTAGTGCTTCTATCATTCTATGCCAATCCAGATAATTAATGATCATTTTAAGCTTCATCCAGACATTCTTGAATGAAAATTTTGGTTTAACTTTTCTTCGTTTAAAGAATCTCCTATAAGTATAATAATCGGTGTCTTTTCTTCATCAGTTTGTAAAAGCCTTAGCTTTCCAGAGGCAAATTGAAAATGATAGTTCATAGGCTCACCTTTAAATCGAACAAACCCTTTCCCTCTTAACACTTCCATTGGTAACTCAGCAATCCATTTTTCAAAAAGTAGTTGATTTACTTCAGTAAACCCTTCTATCTGAATACTTCGAAGAGATGAGTGATTATGACGATGGCCTACAGCGCTGTGATCTTGATTCGTCATGGGAGTAAGTAGATCATATCTTTTTTGAAATAATTCGGTTTCTTGAATGTTTCCAAAAGCTGTTCTAAAAACAGGAATATCCTCTTTCAACATGCCACTCAATTTGTTATTTATTTTCTTTATCAAGGATTCGTTTATTAAATCTTCTTTATTAAGAATGACCATACTCGCACAGGAAATCTGTTGTTTCAATAACTTACGAATTTCTTTACTACTAGTAAAGAAGTGTTGGTGTTCAAGAAAATGACTTCCATCTACAACCGTTATCATCGAGTTCAACTCATATATTTGAGTGAATTCTGGAGTCGTTAATGCCGTTTCTATATCGATTGGATTAGCAACCCCCGTTCCTTCTATTAACAATAAATCTATGTCTTCTTCGCTAAATGACCGTAGTGTTTCGTTTAAATCATCCTGAATCGAACAACAAATGCATCCATTTAATAATGTCTTTACGTTCTGTTTCTTAAAGTACGTTTCCTCCACATTCTTGGTACCTAACTCATTAAGAATGATGCCGGTTTTTAACCCTTTCTTTTTACATTTTTCTATCATATTTAGAAGTACCGTCGTCTTCCCACTTCCAA from Bacillus sp. Cs-700 encodes the following:
- a CDS encoding GTP-binding protein, with product MKIPVYLISGFLGSGKTTVLLNMIEKCKKKGLKTGIILNELGTKNVEETYFKKQNVKTLLNGCICCSIQDDLNETLRSFSEEDIDLLLIEGTGVANPIDIETALTTPEFTQIYELNSMITVVDGSHFLEHQHFFTSSKEIRKLLKQQISCASMVILNKEDLINESLIKKINNKLSGMLKEDIPVFRTAFGNIQETELFQKRYDLLTPMTNQDHSAVGHRHNHSSLRSIQIEGFTEVNQLLFEKWIAELPMEVLRGKGFVRFKGEPMNYHFQFASGKLRLLQTDEEKTPIIILIGDSLNEEKLNQNFHSRMSG
- a CDS encoding permease, which encodes MHTVSNSIKDFIAILLFLVFAILFLFNTQVLQYFQFDFPSEWLNVNAIFISILLEAIPFVLLGVFVSALIQSFVSEETLQKVLPKHAYLGLISAALLGAVFPVCECAIIPVVRRLIKKGMPLHFGVVLLMAAPILNPIVAASTYYAFQQDLTVLYFRMGLGFVLSIIIGFVMFRIFGTTNQLRWTKEELIGEIGTITTMKRNKWKQTFYHASDEFFDMGKYLIIGAFLASVVNGFLDRNLLASFITNEAEATGIMMGLAFILSLCSEADAFVAASFSNQFSSTSLLAFLVYGPMLDLKNTLLYFAYFKTKFVLVLMVTITVVTFCSVLVVNRL
- a CDS encoding TIGR03943 family protein, which produces MDESKSTASLQFHMFLRSIILMGFFLLIIKLVLSDTIHLYVAPKMLPFVYFACGCFFLIGIIQFFKSMSSNLTEEIECNCGADHHMKGSFVRKTIIYLLFILPLLGGLGLPQKVIDSTVAANRGIQYGGGLYTKPPDSSASLSEDPSDSTIQDADKFLEDPEAYMEEMDERVKNEAAKSTASNTSSGYSADYNKYDELAEKYSKLDHIKITNKNYLDVITTIDLNLKQFIGKKLTIKGFVYREPDFNDKQIVVARFGMNCCVADASVYGTLIESNQVHSIEEDTWVEVTGTISNTSYNGQEMMRLLPDEMKQIEAPKDPYVYPF